From one Brachypodium distachyon strain Bd21 chromosome 4, Brachypodium_distachyon_v3.0, whole genome shotgun sequence genomic stretch:
- the LOC100845134 gene encoding sialyltransferase-like protein 2 codes for MKRRHLPPALALVLLSLLSLSLRRRTPLQPPPPPPPPIHAAKPAAGDPLLRRLAAAESAGYSQLLADAAALFANGSISTFPSLGGRYRLLYLRLPQTPGGPPRPRTISRARVPAGALPSDDSLLAAFRASLRSFLLSHRRLRRAGAGNVAAVMTDLPFTSALLGPRTTKAPTCAVVGNSGVLLGSGRGAQIDAHGLVIRLNNARIAGFGPDVGARTSLSFANSNILHLCASHAAATAPGCGCHPYGAAVPMAMYVCQPAHLLDALICNATAGANPFRLILTDPRLDALAARIAKYYSLRRFVTSSSSSAAAAAGGWAKKHDERYFHYSSGLQAVVMALGLCEEVSLFGFGKPPGAKHHYHTNQKKELDLHDYEAEYEFYGDLQDRPETVPFLDEAHGFTVPPVRLYW; via the coding sequence ATGaagcgccgccacctcccgcCGGCCCTGGCCCTCGTGCTTCTCTCCCTCTTATCTCTCTCCTTGCGTCGCCGCACGCCCCTCcagcccccgcccccgccgccgccgccaattcACGCCGCCAAGCCCGCGGCCGGCGacccgctcctccgccgcctcgccgcggcgGAAAGCGCGGGGTACTCGCAGCTCCTCGCCGACGCGGCCGCGCTCTTCGCCAACGGCTCCATCTCCACCTTCCCCAGCCTCGGCGGCCGCTACCGCCTCCTCTACCTCCGCCTCCCGCAAACCCCTGGGGGCCCGCCGCGGCCCAGGACAATCTCCCGCGCCCGCGTCCCCGCCGGCGCGCTCCCCTCCGACGactccctcctcgccgccttccgcgcctccctccgctccttcctcctctcccaccgccgcctccgccgcgccggagCCGGCAATGTGGCCGCCGTCATGACCGACCTCCCATTCACCAGCGCTCTCCTCGGCCCACGGACCACGAAAGCCCCGACCTGCGCCGTCGTGGGCAACAGCGGCGTCCTCCTGGGCTCGGGCCGCGGGGCCCAGATCGACGCGCACGGGCTCGTCATCCGCCTCAACAACGCCCGCATCGCCGGCTTCGGCCCCGACGTCGGCGCCAGGACATCCCTCtccttcgccaactccaacaTCCTCCACCTCTGCGCCTcccatgccgccgccaccgcccccgGCTGCGGCTGCCACCCCTATGGCGCCGCCGTGCCCATGGCCATGTACGTCTGCCAGCCGGCCCACCTCCTCGACGCCCTCATCTGcaacgccaccgccggcgccaatCCTTTCCGGCTCATCCTCACCGACCCCCGCCTCGacgccctcgccgcccgcaTTGCCAAGTACTACTCGCTCCGCCGCTTCGTAacctcgtcctcctcgtccgccgctgcggcggcgggcggctggGCGAAGAAGCACGACGAGAGGTACTTCCACTACTCGTCGGGGCTGCAAGCGGTGGTAATGGCGCTCGGGCTGTGCGAGGAGGTGAGCCTGTTCGGGTTCGGGAAGCCGCCGGGGGCCAAGCACCATTACCACACCAACCAGAAGAAGGAGCTCGATTTGCACGACTACGAGGCCGAGTACGAGTTCTACGGTGACCTCCAGGACCGGCCGGAGACGGTGCCGTTCCTCGACGAGGCACATGGGTTCACCGTGCCGCCGGTCAGGCTGTACTGGTGA
- the LOC100832074 gene encoding LOW QUALITY PROTEIN: putative F-box protein At1g65770 (The sequence of the model RefSeq protein was modified relative to this genomic sequence to represent the inferred CDS: deleted 1 base in 1 codon), whose product IPSPVCPNLCPLKESPRPDPDWSSLPADLLANVLGELEFPDLFQSAVVCTTWCAAARAIRRLGVYKRSQTPCLLYTTAELFSLADKNTYKMRLPDPPIGERNIVGSSHGWLVTADGRSELLLLNPVTGEQVALPPVATVEQVNPVFNQAGELERYDLYFYDSTPIRETEEPHDHAVDELRDALYLKVVLSCDPSQGDCIAMMIHNPYRQLSFARVGDNKWHWVTSSVQSSEYSDCIFHEGAFYAMSLLGGIHRYTIEGSCATLDVIFKDTSPFIAHNTYISRTSSGEVLQIWRLTSCSRGELHDLETTGIEIYKVDFDKQEIVDMHTLGDDALFMGHNYTCCISTKDYPMLLPNHVYFTDDEEYWLYDGKDKRRDVGIYCLEDKHANDVVSPQHWLNWPIPVWITPCFTKIHR is encoded by the exons ATCCCCTCCCCTGTCTGTCCAAATCTCTGCCCGTTGAAGGAGTCACCGCGGCCCGACCCCGACTGGTCCAGCCTGCCGGCGGATCTCCTTGCCAACGTTCTCGGTGAGCTAGAGTTCCCGGATCTCTTTCAGTCCGCCGTTGTCTGCACCACCtggtgcgccgccgcccgcgccatCCGCCGCCTCGGCGTCTACAAGCGGTCCCAAACCCCCTGCCTCCTCTACACCACCGCCGAGCTCTTCAGCCTCGCCGACAAAAATACTTACAAGATGCGTCTCCCGGACCCTCCCATCGGGGAGCGCAACATCGTCGGTTCGTCGCACGGGTGGCTCGTCACCGCCGACGGCCGctccgagctcctcctcctcaacccCGTCACGGGCGAGCAGGTCGCGTTGCCGCCCGTGGCTACCGTCGAGCAGGTAAACCCCGTCTTTAATCAGGCCGGGGAACTCGAAAGGTATGACCTTTATTTCTACGACTCTACTCCTATAAGGGAAACTGAGGAGCCGCATGACCATGCTGTGGACGAGCTCCGGGATGCTCTGTATCTCAAGGTCGTGTTATCCTGCGATCCTTCGCAGGGGGATTGCATCGCTATGATGATTCACAATCCCTATAGGCAGCTCTCGTTTGCGAGGGTGGGCGACAATAAGTGG CATTGGGTCACCTCCTCGGTCCAATCTTCAGAGTACTCTGATTGCATATTTCACGAAGGGGCATTCTACGCGATGAGTTTGCTTGGAGGGATCCATCGCTACACGATTGAAGGTTCTTGCGCCACCCTTGATGTAATTTTCAAAGACACGTCACCATTCATCGCACATAACACTTACATTTCCCGGACCTCGTCTGGCGAGGTGTTGCAAATATGGAGGTTGACGAGTTGCTCACGTGGTGAGCTTCATGATCTGGAAACAACTGGTATTGAAATATACAAAGTCGATTTTGACAAGCAAGAAATCGTCGATATGCATACCTTGGGGGATGATGCATTGTTCATGGGGCATAACTATACATGTTGTATTTCGACAAAGGATTACCCAATGCTGCTGCCAAACCATGTATATTTTACTGATGATGAGGAGTATTGGCTATATGATGGGAAGGATAAGCGCCGGGATGTTGGAATATATTGTTTGGAGGATAAACATGCCAATGATGTAGTCTCTCCTCAACACTGGTTAAATTGGCCAATTCCCGTATGGATCACTCCATGTTTTACTAAGATCCACAGATAG